In Cydia fagiglandana chromosome 9, ilCydFagi1.1, whole genome shotgun sequence, a single window of DNA contains:
- the LOC134667411 gene encoding lipase 3-like, whose amino-acid sequence MRTSLIISVIAYATTVMPAPSFSDSISNFFSGQSEKATRFFEEQRQKIERAFNSSLEEATKMKNTVNNYMEEQQNKISTDINNYVESVKESGRKVADSWSYLPSDDSTARLENPDIVLSVPATIVRHGYNCETHTVKSQGYLLSIHRIPRSKKGDNVPSKTVILHHGLFASSADWILNGPEKGLAYMLADAGYDVWMPNIRGNKYSREHAWLKTDSKSYWNFSWHDVALYDVPAIIDYIIKMKGEGTKITYIGHSMGTTILFAMLTLRPDYNKILTAGFALAPVVFMNDMKSSLKSFAPLASNVAYMEMLYGSHEFIPKHSALGRISTSCKADSFDAAYCRNIIFSICGYNEKQFNKELLPVFLSHLGTGTSWKTTVHFAQLVTSERFQQFDYGTSHNKIMYGRETPPEYDLKRVTLPITLFWSKNDLLSSETAVNMLKKRLPATTDSYLVPNEEFNHLDYLWAIDAPTLLNNKIIEKLEAVSST is encoded by the coding sequence ATGCGGACCTCACTCATAATAAGTGTAATTGCCTACGCGACAACAGTCATGCCAGCCCCGAGTTTCAGCGATTCCATTTCCAACTTTTTTTCCGGTCAATCCGAGAAAGCCACAAGATTCTTTGAAGAGCAGAGACAAAAAATAGAGAGAGCTTTCAACTCTAGTTTAGAGGAAGCTACAAAAATGAAGAATACCGTTAATAACTACATGGAAGAACAGCAGAATAAGATCAGCACTGACATCAATAACTACGTCGAAAGCGTGAAGGAGAGCGGAAGAAAAGTGGCAGATTCCTGGTCCTATCTGCCAAGCGACGATAGTACAGCGCGATTAGAAAACCCTGACATCGTATTATCAGTTCCTGCCACCATCGTTCGCCATGGATACAATTGCGAAACTCACACTGTGAAATCTCAAGGGTACCTACTTAGCATACACAGAATACCTCGCTCAAAGAAGGGAGACAACGTTCCCTCGAAGACGGTTATTTTACATCATGGATTATTCGCCAGTTCTGCGGATTGGATTCTCAACGGCCCCGAAAAAGGCTTAGCTTACATGCTCGCTGATGCTGGATATGACGTTTGGATGCCCAATATAAGAGGCAACAAGTATTCTAGGGAGCATGCCTGGTTGAAAACCGACTCCAAATCCTACTGGAACTTTTCTTGGCACGACGTCGCTTTATACGACGTTCCAGCAATTATTGACTATATAATTAAAATGAAAGGTGAAGGCACTAAAATTACATACATAGGACATTCGATGGGGACAACTATTCTCTTCGCAATGCTAACTTTACGTCCTGATTATAACAAGATTCTGACCGCTGGTTTCGCTTTAGCGCCTGTAGTGTTCATGAACGATATGAAGTCTTCTTTGAAATCGTTCGCACCACTAGCTAGCAACGTCGCTTACATGGAGATGCTATACGGGTCCCATGAGTTCATTCCTAAGCACTCGGCTCTAGGCAGGATATCGACTTCTTGCAAAGCAGACAGCTTTGATGCGGCGTACTGTAGAAACATTATCTTCTCCATATGTGGTTACAATGAAAAGCAGTTTAACAAGGAGCTCCTACCAGTATTTCTGTCACACCTCGGCACTGGGACTTCGTGGAAGACTACGGTACACTTTGCTCAGCTGGTCACTTCGGAAAGGTTCCAACAGTTTGACTACGGGACCagccataataaaataatgtacggACGAGAAACGCCTCCCGAATACGATCTTAAAAGAGTCACTTTACCGATAACATTGTTTTGGTCGAAAAATGATTTATTGTCAAGTGAAACAGCGGTAAATATGTTGAAGAAGCGATTACCGGCGACTACCGACTCGTACTTAGTGCCAAATGAAGAATTCAATCACTTAGATTATTTATGGGCCATCGATGCTCCTACGCTTTTGAACAACAAGATTATTGAAAAGCTCGAAGCCGTATCTTCAACTTAA